In Plasmodium relictum strain SGS1 genome assembly, chromosome: 4, a single window of DNA contains:
- the TKL1 gene encoding tyrosine kinase-like protein, putative, protein MGKGTKIENSYIKTNKGVYIGRLENKKKNGWGIAINNNGNKYEGLFQNDEKHLFGSELLCCLYSHNYKYKKCKKSSEQENSEEEFEKGNICLHENRYIYIGNFKKGEKYGNGVLIDYNTYAMYNCIFLRNEIIYKDVLFSLVHNMHSKYEKWNSEYYYEKKSCKEECENNFFNFNKKREENMNYNQWNENKKKENDIYMFIENRYRYNIFSYSNFFKHTMKKIKNEDFVESFFDYKYRNCVYFGDINKKKKKKSNEIPLNRIKEKKKKNNKNIYDGTQNFINYENKKTCKSNSEILKDKNEIEINNYKKNDNNYFMNEPIKKFIDNISLNKGKEPIEKGKIIEQINNEIKGACHLLTNKKNNNIIKKYSKDYDESMNTNKHINNFCQNFKKINKDGTFDNSFFTEVSENIPTSKLNNPSNDIKGFGLKNEKKKMYKAREKEREKEEFLNDKTINIELNSDDKHNIKEVESEIKDELKSKFLSKEKIKTQTVLSNTENGNGLSDHLLSNKNKNIEKDKIGNLFQHSDKIALFQNKTNYVDVNNSKVNNKKNILSKKKSESIYNNNAYNNTTNSSSSSNTSSDDNININNEKKNYTNRINSGHMINTNSNIRNSESCSSSSSIILCDSTSNNEKKSPNNIKKKEKDNNKYNDSINTNTLTYNNIISSDNNSLFNINQNKEIIEKGEDNGTYNKCSKPEDNISLKLKNDKDMYKELQHLLPRFLRKEKKGKRLSCAQNCVYWSVFELNFFLFFIGIPKKILEIFIINQIDGYCLKYLEKKLLKKMGIFDKIIRKYILLAVQFLLRLREKYKYKKRSKKLNAKIDNHFTLKKKKIHFLNLIGRGGYSNVYRCFYGDNVLSNNDYFYIKYLINNIALKIFIDKKYTSEFFSELQILSTLRHPNVSLFLGGIKNPRGIALEYLRCGSIFDILHRHKVKIKIYDIIKMCKDITSFMCFLHYKGILHCDLKSSNILLSLSGEIKICDFGLSVQNPYQKPKFLGIVGTYQWTAPEVLRGEGYTQQADIYSFGVILWELLHRKIPFNDLKHPLDIIANVGYNNTELVINKSIPQKIRYILKRCLHRNKHKRKSFFFWSEYLDLLHKTQAIDIEENLNLFFG, encoded by the coding sequence ATGGGAAAAGGAacaaaaattgaaaatagttatataaaaacaaataaaggAGTGTATATAGGAagattagaaaataaaaaaaaaaatggatgGGGTATAgcaattaataataatggaAATAAGTATGAAGGATTATTTCAGAATGACGAAAAACATTTATTTGGTTCAGAATTACTATGTTGTTTATATAgtcataattataaatataaaaaatgtaaaaaatcaAGTGAACAAGAAAATAGTGAAGAAGAATTTGAAAAAGGAAACATATGCCTTCATgaaaatagatatatatatattggaaactttaaaaaaggagaaaaaTATGGAAATGGTGTATTAATTGATTACAATACTTATGCTATGTAtaattgtatatttttaagaaatgaaataatatataaagatgtattattttcattagttCATAATATGCACtcaaaatatgaaaaatggAATTCTGAATATTATTATGAGAAAAAAAGTTGCAAAGAAGAATGtgagaataatttttttaactttaataaaaaaagagaagaaaatatgaattataatCAGTggaatgaaaataaaaaaaaagaaaatgatatatatatgttcatTGAGAACCGGTACagatataatatttttagctatagcaatttttttaaacatacaatgaaaaaaattaaaaatgaagattttGTTGAATCATTTTTTgattataaatatagaaattgCGTTTATTTTGgagatataaataaaaaaaaaaaaaaaaaatcaaatgaaATTCCTTTAAATcgtattaaagaaaaaaaaaaaaaaaacaataaaaacatttatgATGGAactcaaaattttattaattatgaaaataaaaaaacatgtAAAAGTAATtctgaaatattaaaagacaaaaatgaaatagaaattaataattataaaaagaatgataataattattttatgaatgaaccaattaaaaaattcattgaTAATATTTCACTGAATAAAGGTAAAGAACCTatagaaaaaggaaaaataattgagcaaattaataatgaaataaaggGTGCATGCCACCTgcttacaaataaaaaaaataataatattataaaaaaatattctaagGATTACGATGAAAGTATGAATACTaataaacatataaataatttttgtcaAAATTTCAAAAAGATTAATAAAGATGGCACTTTTGATAACTCATTTTTTACTGAAGTAAGTGAAAATATACCTACCagtaaattaaataatcCTTCAAATGATATAAAAGGATTTGGCTTgaagaatgaaaaaaaaaaaatgtacaaGGCAAGAGAGaaagaaagagaaaaagaagaattcCTCAATGATAAAACCATTAATATTGAATTAAATAGTGATGATAaacataatataaaagaagtaGAATCTGAAATAAAAGATGAATTAAAAAGTAAGTTTTTAAGTAAAGAAAAGATAAAAACACAAACTGTTTTAAGTAATACTGAAAATGGAAATGGGCTTAGTGATCATCTTCTttcaaacaaaaataaaaatatagaaaaagataaaataggTAATTTATTTCAACATAGTGATAAAATAgctttatttcaaaataaaacTAACTATGTAGATGTAAATAATTCTaaagttaataataaaaagaatattcttagtaaaaaaaaatccgaaagtatatataataataatgcaTATAATAATACCACTAATAGTAGCTCTAGTAGTAACACTAGTAGTGATGATaacattaatattaataatgagaagaaaaattatactaATAGAATTAATAGTGGGCATATGATAAACACTAACAGTAATATTAGAAATAGTGAAAGTTGTAGTAGTAGTAGCAGTATTATCTTATGTGATAGCACTAGTAATAACGAGAAAAAATCCccaaataatattaaaaagaaagaaaaagataataataaatataatgataGTATTAATACTAATACTCTtacttataataatattatatctagtgataataattctttatttaatataaatcaaaataaagaaataatagaGAAAGGAGAAGATAATGGAACATATAATAAATGCAGTAAGCCAGAAGATAATATTTCTCTaaagttaaaaaatgataaagatATGTATAAAGAATTACAACATTTACTCCCACGTTTTTTAAGGAAAGAAAAGAAAGGAAAGCGTTTATCATGTGCACAAAATTGTGTATATTGGAGTgtatttgaattaaatttttttttattttttattggtatacctaaaaaaatattagaaatatttataataaatcaaattgATGGATACTGCTTAAAATATCtagagaaaaaattattaaaaaaaatggggATATTTGACAAAATAATTAGaaagtatatattattaGCAGTTCAGTTTTTGTTAAGATtaagagaaaaatataaatataaaaagagaagtaaaaaattaaatgcaAAAATTGATAATCATTTtactctaaaaaaaaaaaaaatacattttttaaatttaattggAAGAGGAGGATATAGTAATGTATATAGATGTTTTTATGGTGATAACGTTTTATCGAATaatgattatttttatataaaatatttgattaataatatagctttaaagatatttatagataaaaaatatacttccGAGTTTTTTTCAGAATTACAAATTTTATCCACCTTAAGGCATCCAAAtgtttctttatttttaggTGGTATAAAAAATCCAAGAGGAATAGCTTTAGAATATTTAAGATGTGGGAGTATATTTGATATATTACATAGGCATaaagtgaaaataaaaatatatgatataattaaaatgtgTAAAGATATAACTTCTTTTATGTGCTTTTTGCATTATAAAGGAATATTACATTGTGATTTAAAATCATCCAATATATTACTTTCCTTATCaggagaaataaaaatttgtgATTTCGGGTTATCAGTTCAAAATCCTTATCAAAAACCAAAATTCCTAGGAATAGTTGGCACATATCAATGGACAGCACCAGAAGTATTAAGAGGAGAAGGTTATACTCAGCAAGCtgatatatattcttttggTGTGATTTTATGGGAACTATTACATAGAAAAATACCTTTTAATGATTTAAAGCATCCTTTAGATATTATTGCGAATGTCGGTTATAATAATACAGAATTagttataaataaaagtatacctcaaaaaataagatatattttaaaaagatgTTTACATAGAAATAAACACAAAAGAAAATCCTTCTTTTTTTGGTCTGAGTATCTTGATTTACTGCATAAAACTCAAGCTATAGATATAGAGgaaaatttaaatcttttttttggttaa